In Bradyrhizobium manausense, the sequence GGAGCGTCCGATCGACCAGCCGTTCCTGATGCCGGTTGAAGACGTGTTCTCGATCTCGGGCCGCGGCACCGTCGTGACCGGCCGTGTCGAGCGCGGCATCGTCAAGGTCGGCGAGGAAATCGAGATCGTCGGTCTGCGTGCGACCCAGAAGACCACCGTCACCGGCGTCGAAATGTTCCGCAAGCTGCTCGATCAGGGCCAGGCTGGCGACAACATCGGTGCGCTGCTCCGCGGCACCAAGCGTGAAGACGTCGAGCGCGGCCAGGTGCTGTGCAAGCCGGGTTCGGTCAAGCCGCACACCAAGTTCAAGGCTGAGGCTTACATCCTCACCAAGGAAGAGGGCGGTCGCCACACCCCGTTCTTCACCAACTACCGTCCGCAGTTCTACTTCCGCACCACCGACGTGACCGGTGTCGTGCACCTGCCGGAAGGCACCGAGATGGTGATGCCGGGCGACAACATTGCGATGGAAGTGCACCTGATCGTGCCGATCGCGATGGAAGAGAAGCTCCGCTTCGCGATCCGCGAAGGTGGCCGCACCGTCGGCGCCGGCGTCGTCGCTTCGATCATCGAGTAATTACGAGAATAGGGATCGGCGAGTAGCGAATGGTGACATTCGCTATTCGCTATTCGCCACCCAACGAAGAGAGACCACGGCAATGAACGGCCAAAATATTCGCATCCGTCTCAAGGCGTTCGACCATCGTATCCTCGATACGTCGACCCGCGAGATCGTGAACACGGCGAAGCGCACCGGTGCGCAGGTCCGCGGACCCATTCCGCTGCCCACCCGCATCGAGAAGTTCACCGTCAACCGTTC encodes:
- the rpsJ gene encoding 30S ribosomal protein S10, with the translated sequence MNGQNIRIRLKAFDHRILDTSTREIVNTAKRTGAQVRGPIPLPTRIEKFTVNRSPHVDKKSREQFEMRTHKRLLDIVDPTPQTVDALMKLDLAAGVDVEIKL